The DNA window TGGTAACTTATGTATATGGAATTTAAACTTATGCCAAGATTACCATTGTTAAGGTTTGTATTGATAGCGTATCATTTATAAGGAACAAGTTAAAACAACTATGCTACTAGAACTAAACCTACTAAATCATTGTCAAATTATAGTGGATGTACTGCCAAAAGATTCTTCCTGGCAGACATACTTCCAGAACAATCAAAATGAAGAATCTACTTGTTAAAGGTCCTTCGGAGTGATCCCAAAATAATATAGACTGTGATGGCACGGTATTTTCCATGAGACCTCATTTCTTGGGTTTTGAGATGGCCATGAGAAAGCATATATTCTGGCTAAATCATGCACAAGGCAGAATGACTTAGACGGGGTGTCTTCCTGCCCTCCCCCTTCTTGttccttcttccttttgctTTTGAGGTTCTGCAGTGTAATCATCTTGGTTCCGACCTCATTTATAATCCTCCCCTTTCACCTTCTAAAAAATTTTCCTATTTAACAAAATGGGGTAACTGACATAGCATCTGATTTGTTCAGTTATAGCAACCTATTCAAGCGTAAAACCTACATAAATCCAATGCAAACCACCAGCTAAGCCATAACTAACAAAGACTTAGCCACTCATCTAGATGTCATCCTTGAGAATCTGAATTGGCACACGGCCACAAAGCCATAATAAAGAAAACTGAAGGAGCAAACAATACCATTCACTACCATCGACTCAAAGAACAGGATATGCTATGCCCCCACATATGTTAAAGACATGAAAACCTTGTTCAGCTAAATCATACACCAAAAAGATGACAGATCTGAGTAGGGATCCACCATTGTTGCAAACAGCATGCCAAACCGTCAAACCAAAACTAAAACTTCCACCAACAGGAACAGGGATAGTTATCATCAAAAACATAACATTAGAAAACATGAACACAAGCTGTAAATGGGGCTTCACCAGTCCATTCCAGATCTACTAGTTCACCTTTTCTTCCCCTCGTGCCCCTTTCATGGTGGATGGGCAGTTCATCGTGTTGGTTTGGTAAAGGATTCAAAGCCAATGCCATATAACCATGCTATCTAACAGTAACATGGTAAATAATAATAAGCATTCCAGAAGGTTAATTACCAACAAAAACATTAGGGACAGTGTGTTGCCCGGTGAGCCTTTCCAACACCTTTTGCAGCTGTGGCCCTTGAGGACCTGAAAGAGAACAGACGTAATTGATCATATAATTCATATGTAACAACCCATCATTTCAAATATGCTATGGTCTTtagttggaaaaagaaaaaaaaaagagaaagccAATGccgcagggtctgggaggggcaaccCAATGCTGTGGTCTTTAgtaagaagaggagaagaagaagattgcatTAGTTTCAAAATTATCAATTGCATTGAATCCATAATTGGTGGCTACTCCTATCTTCCTCCATTTCTCCAATGTTTACCACGCTGAAACTAGATTAAGGAGCTATGCTGCGTGTTTAAGTTCTCTCTATTGGGCATTAAAATCTAGGTTTGATACCCCATATCTAGCAAAGAAGTACAACTCGTTCAGAGACTTTGAACAATCAAAACTTAGTTACAACCCAGGGGATGTGCTCTCATTCGGCTTGCACATTTTGGAGCTTTAGCTATTATCAAGAAGAATTCTAGCACCGAAAAGCTAGTATTTCTCTCAGGACAatttctgaaattaaaaacctgaAATTTCATCTCAAATTTGTGAAAGATCAAGCGATTGATTACCAATTACGCTACCACAAACTCATGTTAGATGAAACAGAAAAGGCAAAACAGCACAGATACATGAAGGGTCAACAATAGCAATGGCAATGAATTGATCTGAAACAGGTTAAGTGTGTAGATTCTCCCCGCAGAAGAGGAAACACCTACCTAGTTCGTCCAATTCGATAACATGTGGCACCACATCAAGTCGCTTGAACAATGACTTCACCTCCGAAGAATACCTTCCCAAAACAAACAACCCATCTCATAATTCACCGCATTATACAAACAAAAGAATTCCAAAATTGAACATAGAACAAAATAGTAACAGGGAGAGGACAGCTTTGATTCAAACTCACGAGCACCAAGTCTTGGAGTAGACAACAACGGGATTTTCAATCACGGTCTTCTTGACACTGTCCTCCAATCGAGACCCAAATGAAGCAGTCATGGATCGAACCACCGCAACCCCAACTCTCCTTCCGCCATATATGCTGAGGCATCGGCTTCTGCCACTGCTACTGAAACTGTTAAAAAAgcgaagagaagaaagagaagagttgTAGATAGAAGGAAAAGAGGGGTTGTTGTGCTTGTGAGCAGAGCCAAATGCACAAGCTCTGACTACCGTAATCTCCGCCATGGAGAGCTtgaggactctctctctctctctctctctctctctctctctctgggctCTTCGGCAATCTACTGTTCCACATCTGCTGGAAATCGGGATCCATGAAAGTTGCGAATTGCTGCTTCTGTAGGGCCAAAGAGAAATCGACACGTGATTGTATGAGATTATCATGTGAATCGGCAGTGTAG is part of the Macadamia integrifolia cultivar HAES 741 chromosome 9, SCU_Mint_v3, whole genome shotgun sequence genome and encodes:
- the LOC122088537 gene encoding monothiol glutaredoxin-S10-like — encoded protein: MAEITVVRACAFGSAHKHNNPSFPSIYNSSLSSLRFFNSFSSSGRSRCLSIYGGRRVGVAVVRSMTASFGSRLEDSVKKTVIENPVVVYSKTWCSYSSEVKSLFKRLDVVPHVIELDELGPQGPQLQKVLERLTGQHTVPNVFVGGRHIGGCTDTVKLYRKGELTSLLSEAGAKPTES